Part of the Cololabis saira isolate AMF1-May2022 chromosome 15, fColSai1.1, whole genome shotgun sequence genome, gagatgatgaatttctggctgactgccggctccggagctgatttatggttccgcgttaaatcgacgcagagcctacggcgtagggtacggcgcccgtcgccgcgtaatctacgccgtaggctctgcgtcgttcgTCACACCACatgaggaagctgagagccaaaagctgtttttaatttcagctgtagcgctgttaatatggcactttattaagttttaatattttttcaggtaaagtaacctttaagatccccaacctgggctcagtttatccaaataacgcctgttaagaaatttgactcgaacGCCGGCAGCtcctctcctttcctctcctcctccgtaacatacgccgtaggctctgcgttggtgtaacgtggaaccagaactgcgggctgggaggcgtccccgcgggccaggaatttttattaaataaatggatcgaGCTGCGCTGCCTCGGCGGGCTccgcagcctcgcgtccaagcgtcccagggctggaacgctcccccgtgggctcggacgcgaggctgcgccgctgcatcgacgttactgttgatggattgtaccgtagactactgctgcttctgttttacatccattattaaataaatagatgtaataataaaagagtctgctaacttaacacccgtcttcaacgctacgttgtttaaaaacggcgcgcttccgtgtttattctgccTCGGTAGTTcagtagccccgcccccagcccccgacgtaactggttctttgagctggcccagcagctcaaaggggctggcgtagctcccgttttgagagccaggagccggcgcttaggctgtgtaaaaccaaagaactggtgctaagtctggctctagcccagaaccagccctggaaccagcttggtgtaaaaggggtatgagaGGCTTTTGAAATATGCTGGGGCAGATCTGGAAACCACTGTCCTTTATTGCAGTGGCCATGACTCAAAACGTGCACTGCTGCAGCGCTGCATTTCTGTCCCCAGTGGGAGCCACGGGGAGCTTTTACTAAAACTGTTGCATTAAAGCAGTGATAAGAACCCAGGTCCTCAGGGCCCACGGCCCTAcatgtttacatgttttttctgctccatcacacctgattcaaatgatttGATCGCCATCAGCTTGTGTTTAAAGTCTCCATAAGTTTGCTCACTAACCCACTAATctgatccaggtgtgtgtgtttagagcGGGGAGGGACACATCAAAAACATGTAGGGACAGTGGGCCCTGAGGACCTGGGTTTGAGAATATTGATGTAAAGTTAGTAGGAAGAAGTTGAGTTGTGTATATTTGTTTAACTGATTTGTATGActttaaatgagaaaacatCCACATACGGAGGATTATCTATCTATTATAGCATTATGATCAAATACGAGTCATGAACAAACCGTCATATTTGAGTTCTGCAAATGCAGTATTTGAGCAACGTAATAGAGTACCAGTTAAAGATATTGTAGTCTGCGTATAGTTAGAATTATGGAGATGTGTTCATCAGGCTACAGGGAAGGCAGTGGTTTAAACTAAAGGGCAAGGTCATTGGCTCTGCGTCCGTCTGCCTTTAGCCCTTTTCATGCAGAGGACGTTCCACATCGTTGCAAAAAAGCCCTCATGAATCTGGTAGTTTGTCTGGTATTTCACACAGACCCAAGAGGCCATGCAGTGCTGCATTAGTGTGTGATAACATCAGCTTGCACTGGTGTGTAAATGCAGCCCATCACAGGACGGGCGCACAAAAACCCCCcagaactggaatttacctcaTTCGCTTGTTGTCGCTCTTTGCATTTTGAGCTGTTAACTAACACAACTAAAATCAATGTCTAAAATCTCAATAAAACCTTAAATTCCACATAATTAAGTTTGTGATCATTGTCAAAAATCTGTTTGGGTATGGATGTCTGTGCTTGAAGGGTTCGACACATTTAAGCACcaattttaattgaatttttgACTCATATTTGCTACATTTTCATTAGAAAAAAACCAGCAGAACTGAATCAGCATGTGTTTTTGTCTCTTCTCTGTTCAGGAAATCTGAGATTGAGTACTACGCTATGCTGGCCAAGACTGGTGTCCATCACTACAGTGGAAACAACATTGAGCTTGGCACGGCCTGTGGAAAGTACTACAGGGTGTGCACGCTGGCAATCATCGACCCCGGTGGGTACCACGTCTGATTTCTGTACACTACATTGAACGTTGAATGCACCATGAATGTCCCTTTTCCCCGTTTAGACCAAAGTCAGACTTCTCAATAGTCAGGAATAAAATATTCTATGAATTAATACAAGCTTGTCTGCTTAATTAGAGGGAACTTGATCCATGCAGCCTGGTTTTACATGACTGGGAGGGATGCGTTCACTGTTtaagagcttcttttttttttgtttggttctgTTGGACCTGCTCACCCGAGTGGTCCATGTCAGGACCAGTTTGTTAGATTTGAGCCAGTCTGAGCTCTTTTAGACTGCCCGAGCCTTCTGGCCGGTTTCACGCTTCCCTGGTAACCCGTGTCCTCCTCCTGTCAGCTCTGTTCATTTGTTGGAGGTAGAACTGTAATTCTCTTACAGATGTTACGTCTGCATGTCCTTGTGCTGTATGAGGAGACGGTTATTTAATTCCACTGACTTTGCCCATCTTTCTCTCTCCAGGCGATTCTGACATCATCAGGAGCATGCCagatcagcagcagcaggctcAGTAGAGCGCTCTCTCACGCGTTGttataaataaaaggaaaaaaaattggaGCACTGCTGTGTCATGTGATTTATCTTTCATATGCATGTGTATAATTTCTGGCTATGTTGAACATACcagacattttatgaatttttgTTCCTCATGAgaatatatattctttttttccatatCTGTATATTTTAAACTGTCAGCTGAAATCTTAAATACGTCATGTACACCACATTTTAAATATCAGCTCCCTGTTCCAAGGTTTACGTAACAAATCTGGACAACTGGATTATCACTGTACGACGATCAGCTGACCAGCTTTGATGCAAAATTACGCAACTGCTTCGGTTtgagaagcatttttatttattccccaACACTTGCGTAAACCACGGGGATGACCGTGTGCTACTGCGTCTTTGTAATCAAGTAAGGACGCTGTCTAGAGGCATTAAAGGCTTTACGGGATGATGACCCGTCACACGCAGAGGTGACCTCTGACTCACACCGGCCAGCTTATCAACCATAGTGGGTTCTTCTGCTTTTAGTGACCATTTTAAACTTGCATGTCGACCGCTGGGAATAGCTCTTTTTATTGGAGATAGTTTGGTATTCAAAGTCTTTGATGGCTTGATGTTAAAGCTGTAAATGACCTGAATCTGAAGAAGTCATGCAGAAATGACATTGTTAGTGGTGGGAAAATGCTGTTAAAACATGACCATAAAGGTTAAATGACATTTTGATTAATAGGAAAACGGAAAAAGCTCTCAGAATAGCTCGTTTTTAGTGCAACTGTAGTTCCAGAGGTGAAGACTGGTCTGCTGGTCAGCCAGccggtggagctggaggacagTCTGGCGCCGCAGGAGGAGCCAGGAAACATCTCAttcacttttttgttttgatatttttattagggggtaaggcacagttgagcaggaataaacaaaaaaaaaagatatacagtctacctcctttttttttttttttggaattaagaacagaacaaaaaatccacacaaaacaatgacaaatacacgaaaattattatattcttatatacaagtaatatttaagtatttaagctaaacagtatgaattaaaaaaatagatgaataaaaagggggaaaaaaaaaaaaaaaaaaaaaaaacccaaaaacaaaagaaaagtaaataaaaagataaataaaaaggaggaagaaagaaaggaaagagagaagagagggaggggggggatccgtcaatcaggaggcagggactggagagagtggaagaatgtgagaaagggaagccacttattataaaatttgttgcaactacccttcagtgaatatttaatcttttccagcttcagaaaaaacatggtgtcgttgagccactgggtactagaaggagccttagtcgacttccagtggagaagaaggtggcgtcttgccagtaaggaagtaaaagccaaaatgtctttttggtttgaagtaaaccggccatggtcctctgggagcccgaatatggcaacatggggggagacttttatattcaccgagagtatttttgacatggtgtcaaaataattcgaccaaaagcgagaaagtagtgggcaagagtaaaacatatgggttaaattgcaggacgaggcatgacatttgtcgcattcgtcagtgacactgggatagatctgtgagagtcgagctttagaaaagtggactctaaacagtactttaaactgtataagtgtaagacgagcgcaggatgaacttgtgtaaatttttttaagagcagcgtcccaccagtcatcctccaaatttagatccagttcatcttcccaggcagccctaactttaataactggagagagatcgaaagacagaaggtcatcgtaaaccttagagatcagtgatttttgaagtggatcatggtttaaaagcacctcccactgtagagtcggcggagaggatggaaaaactggaaacaaagctttagcgcagtgtctaatctgaaagtatc contains:
- the rpl30 gene encoding 60S ribosomal protein L30, with the protein product MVAAKKTKKSMESINSRLQLVMKSGKYVLGYKQSQKMIRQGKAKLVILANNCPALRKSEIEYYAMLAKTGVHHYSGNNIELGTACGKYYRVCTLAIIDPGDSDIIRSMPDQQQQAQ